Genomic window (Deinococcus arcticus):
TCAGCCCACTGCGTTCAGCGCTGCACACCAGGAAACTCTTGTCGCTGCGCTGCACGATGATCAGCAGCACACCGTCGGCGTACTCCATCAGGGCGCTGCCCTGCTCGCTGCCGCGCGCCGCCGTGCCCTCAAAGCCGCCCTCGTCGTCCGGCGCGGTCAGGGTAACGGTGTAGGTGCCGCTCTGCCCAAAGCCCACGCTCCACTTCTGCCCCGCGTTCAGGCTGGGAGGCCAGCTCAGGCCGCTGGGAGCGGGGGCCGGGCTGGGCGGGGTGGCCTGGGCCCCGGCCCGCAGGCTCACGGTGCAGTCGCCGCTGCGCGTGCCGTCGGAATCGGTGTCTTTGAACGAGTACGCCTTGCCGGTCCAGCTGCTGGCACCCAGGCCCTCGGGCAGCACCACGCAGCTCAGGTACGCCTTGCCGTCGGGCGTCCACTCCACCCACACCTCGTCGTCGTCTTCCTCGTAATACAGGTAGGCGGTCTGGGTCTGCGCGCCGTTTCTGGCCGTGCCCTTCAGGCCGCCGTCTTTCAGGGGGTCGGTCAGGTTCAGGGTCCAGGTACCGGCGCCCGCGCTGCCCGTCACGCGCACGGTCCCGCTCACGCTGTTCTGCCCCGAGGTCAGGGCGGGGGGCCACTGGCGGCCCTGCTCCTGGGGCGTGTTCACGTTGGCCTGGGGCCCGGGCAGCGCGCCGCCCTTTTTCACCACAAAGGCGGGCACGTTGGGCGTAACCAGCCCCCAGGCCAGCGCCAGCGGCCGCATAAACGAGGTGCGCGAGTTGTTGTTCCCCGCAATCCCGGCCGTATGCACCCCGATCAGCGCGCCCTGATCATTGAAGGCGCCGCCACCCGAGTTACCAGGGCCGGTCTGGGCGTCGTGCTTGAGCCACTGGCGCCCGCTGCTTTCCAGGTCCTCGCCGGTAAAACCGCCCACCGAACCGCGCGAGAAGGTCAGCGTCATGCCGCCCGTACCCTGGAAGCCGAACACGAAGATGTCGTCGCCAATATTCATGGTGTTCGAGTCGCCCAGTTCCACGAAGGGCAGCTTCAGGCCAGATACCGCCTTCTTGTTCTTGTCCATCACGATCTGCACAATCGCGAGGTCAAGGTTGGGGTCAGCGGCCACCACCCTGCCCCAGTAGGTAAATTCCGGCTCGCGGTCCACAAAACGCACCGTGCGCACCTGCACCAGTGGCGCGATCAGGCGGTCATCCGCGTCGCCCACCACGTGATAGTTCGTGAGGATAAAGCCCTGCGGACTCACGATGGACCCGGAGCCCAGACCGCCCAGCAGCTTGCCGCTCTGGTCGGCGGGCAGCAGCATCACCGTGGCCTGAATGATGCGCTCGCGCACCTCCCTGGGGAGCGTTTGCGCGCCGCCCCAGGCCCACAGCAGGGTGAAGATCAACCACCCTAAAACCTTGAGGTTTCTCATGCTTTATTT
Coding sequences:
- a CDS encoding S1 family peptidase; the encoded protein is MRNLKVLGWLIFTLLWAWGGAQTLPREVRERIIQATVMLLPADQSGKLLGGLGSGSIVSPQGFILTNYHVVGDADDRLIAPLVQVRTVRFVDREPEFTYWGRVVAADPNLDLAIVQIVMDKNKKAVSGLKLPFVELGDSNTMNIGDDIFVFGFQGTGGMTLTFSRGSVGGFTGEDLESSGRQWLKHDAQTGPGNSGGGAFNDQGALIGVHTAGIAGNNNSRTSFMRPLALAWGLVTPNVPAFVVKKGGALPGPQANVNTPQEQGRQWPPALTSGQNSVSGTVRVTGSAGAGTWTLNLTDPLKDGGLKGTARNGAQTQTAYLYYEEDDDEVWVEWTPDGKAYLSCVVLPEGLGASSWTGKAYSFKDTDSDGTRSGDCTVSLRAGAQATPPSPAPAPSGLSWPPSLNAGQKWSVGFGQSGTYTVTLTAPDDEGGFEGTAARGSEQGSALMEYADGVLLIIVQRSDKSFLVCSAERSGLSGASLRGDATSHKNSSDKGTSLGSCTVSLGTGTPSPAPAPSGLSWPPTLAQGQKWTVNFGQAGTYALTLGERDEDGIYDAVAIRGSERGTGLMDYSDDEITVIVQRADKSFLVCRADRSGLSGALVRGDASSHKNSSDKGTSLGTCTVSR